A genome region from Candidatus Neomarinimicrobiota bacterium includes the following:
- a CDS encoding glycoside hydrolase family 3 C-terminal domain-containing protein codes for TQNIDRLNIPSLQLWDGPNGVRSNSGQPTTAFPVGIAMGATWNRSLIEELGTALGRECRSMGVEVLLGPTVNIIRTPLGGRNFEAYSEDPYLTGEIGVAFVRGLQGQHVGCSVKHYIANNQEKNRNSVSAEVSERTLREIYLPGYKKIVQEANPMTFMAAYNRINGVFASEHTYLIDDILRGVCGFQGVVLSDWGAVQSTVPSLTAGLDLEMPGPGNFYEKPLRKAVKNGDVSVELVDVSTLRMLELILKTSSLNKDISDTTYALSAEMTKNRVLARRVAEESIVLLKNEAGLLPINPDAVMSIAVVGPNADREISQGGGSARVTSQHNITPLDGIRSVSTKYSVPVSSHPGVENHPAVPLIEPALILPMEGSPEAGLKGEYYKSPNFSGSPYKTVTDKTLRIFGLVEGDDSFASVRWSGVFTAPQTGEYTFSANAGLGKAKIFLDGKKVSFTDKTPPLFGGRIPGASIGSILLAEGNHPIMVEYSARMNFFMRLLLKLMMPGMSGILESFRLLEIGCRVPEPDMNIAVETAKNAAFVIVVAGTPDNYETEGDDRPSMKLPGRQDEFIRAVLEANENSVVVINSGSPVEMPWADDCRAIVQMWLPGQEGGSALANVLFGSVNPSGKVPVTFPKKLEDNPSFNNYPGDKTVKYEEGLYIGYRHYDSSEIEPLFPFGHGLSYTHFDFDSLAAPDSVKMGDEFQASLTVTNVGEVAGSEVVQLYIRDLVASVDRPYKELKGFNKVRLDPGESKRVTFSINKLDLSFYDTTSGAWVAETGEFKLLVGSSSKEIKSQKSIYLTR; via the coding sequence GATAGCCATGGGGGCGACGTGGAACCGGTCACTGATTGAAGAGCTTGGAACCGCCCTCGGCCGAGAGTGCCGGTCCATGGGGGTAGAGGTTCTGCTAGGTCCTACCGTTAATATTATCCGCACGCCCCTTGGAGGGCGCAATTTCGAGGCTTATTCCGAAGATCCATACTTAACCGGAGAAATCGGTGTTGCTTTTGTCAGGGGGCTTCAGGGTCAGCATGTGGGGTGCAGTGTGAAACACTACATCGCCAACAACCAAGAGAAGAACCGTAACAGTGTCAGTGCCGAGGTCTCTGAAAGGACCCTAAGAGAGATTTACCTTCCCGGATATAAAAAAATTGTTCAAGAAGCCAACCCAATGACTTTTATGGCTGCTTATAACCGAATCAACGGGGTTTTTGCTTCTGAGCATACATACCTTATCGATGATATTCTGCGGGGGGTGTGTGGTTTCCAAGGAGTTGTTCTCTCCGACTGGGGTGCGGTACAAAGTACAGTCCCTTCGCTGACGGCGGGGCTCGATCTCGAAATGCCCGGCCCGGGAAACTTCTACGAAAAGCCTTTGCGCAAAGCCGTCAAAAACGGTGACGTCAGTGTAGAGCTGGTGGACGTGAGTACTCTAAGAATGCTGGAGTTAATTTTGAAAACAAGCTCTCTTAATAAAGACATTAGCGATACCACTTACGCCCTTTCTGCTGAAATGACAAAGAACCGCGTGCTGGCGCGAAGGGTTGCCGAAGAATCTATCGTGCTGTTGAAAAATGAGGCTGGTCTGCTTCCCATTAACCCTGATGCTGTAATGTCCATAGCAGTTGTAGGACCGAACGCCGACAGGGAAATCAGCCAGGGTGGCGGAAGCGCCCGCGTTACATCCCAGCACAACATTACCCCACTGGACGGTATAAGGAGTGTCAGTACTAAATACAGTGTCCCGGTCTCATCACATCCGGGCGTAGAGAATCACCCTGCGGTCCCTCTGATCGAACCAGCCCTGATCCTGCCTATGGAGGGCTCCCCCGAAGCGGGTCTAAAGGGAGAATATTATAAGTCACCAAATTTTTCGGGCTCTCCCTATAAGACAGTGACTGACAAGACACTTCGGATATTCGGTCTTGTCGAAGGAGACGATTCTTTCGCTTCCGTAAGGTGGTCCGGCGTTTTCACGGCACCGCAGACAGGTGAATATACGTTCAGTGCCAACGCAGGCCTCGGAAAGGCAAAAATTTTTCTGGATGGTAAAAAAGTTAGTTTCACCGATAAAACTCCACCGCTCTTTGGCGGCAGAATCCCTGGCGCAAGTATCGGATCTATCCTTTTAGCTGAGGGCAATCACCCCATAATGGTCGAGTATTCAGCTAGGATGAATTTTTTCATGCGCCTGCTGCTAAAACTGATGATGCCGGGAATGTCGGGTATTCTGGAAAGCTTCAGACTCCTGGAGATTGGGTGCCGGGTGCCGGAACCTGACATGAACATCGCCGTCGAGACCGCCAAAAATGCTGCCTTTGTAATTGTTGTTGCGGGAACACCCGATAACTACGAAACAGAGGGTGATGACAGGCCCTCTATGAAGCTTCCCGGCAGGCAGGATGAGTTCATCCGGGCGGTTTTGGAAGCAAACGAAAACAGTGTGGTTGTTATCAACAGCGGCTCCCCCGTTGAGATGCCGTGGGCAGACGACTGTCGCGCCATTGTTCAAATGTGGCTGCCGGGACAGGAGGGTGGTAGCGCCCTGGCCAACGTCCTGTTTGGTTCAGTCAACCCGTCTGGGAAGGTGCCGGTTACTTTTCCCAAAAAACTCGAAGATAATCCGTCCTTCAATAATTACCCCGGAGATAAAACGGTTAAATATGAAGAAGGCCTTTACATCGGTTACAGGCACTACGATTCCAGCGAAATAGAACCGTTGTTCCCCTTTGGACATGGCCTTTCATACACCCACTTCGACTTTGATTCTCTAGCGGCCCCCGATTCAGTAAAGATGGGAGATGAGTTTCAGGCGTCTCTAACCGTAACAAATGTGGGTGAAGTTGCGGGAAGTGAGGTTGTACAGCTTTACATAAGGGATCTTGTAGCCTCTGTCGATCGTCCTTACAAAGAACTGAAGGGGTTCAACAAAGTTCGCTTGGATCCGGGCGAGTCAAAGCGCGTAACTTTTTCTATAAACAAGCTCGACCTATCGTTTTATGACACCACATCTGGTGCGTGGGTCGCTGAGACAGGAGAATTTAAGTTGCTGGTTGGAAGCTCGTCAAAAGAGATAAAAAGCCAAAAGAGCATTTACCTTACCAGGTAG
- a CDS encoding Gfo/Idh/MocA family oxidoreductase codes for MNDKNGQSGAQSTSDSGIKFGRREALRALASIPAMALFVYELLKKRAFDGLRKMNILAELGTQIEAPTVVPPRAQGELIRLGIIGYGGRGEHLTRGVGFAHPDWTERKASDAEKNRLDKGFETFMEQQDLNVVLNGVCDLFDVRAERAMTASRNDIRPGAGTRALTGAKRYRHYTELLDSKDIDAVIVATPDHWHSRITIDALEAGKHVYCEKCMTRTIEETFAVRKAVKETGNVFQLGHQNRQVETHEQARRIVESGILGGVTLVELTTNRNSPGGAWVYNIHPEGNPKTIDWKTFQQPSPNRVSFSLERFFRWRCWYDYGTGLSGDLFSHEFDAFNQIMNVGIPKHAVASGGIYHYKDGRDVPDVFQVTFEYPDNDLTLIYSATLASGRSRGNLFMGHDATMQLGNEGSASSSPLSVSADHQSTRFRQKIDSGEISTSLPLFAYSPGSKQIDGITSASTRYFASKGLVYTYRGGKRVDPSHLHIKDWLDGIRHDTTPKCNIDVGFEEAIACHMATKAFREGRRVEWDSVNERVV; via the coding sequence ATGAACGATAAAAACGGACAATCTGGCGCGCAGTCAACGAGTGATTCAGGGATAAAATTTGGTCGGCGGGAAGCCTTAAGGGCCCTCGCATCAATCCCTGCTATGGCGCTATTTGTTTATGAACTCTTGAAGAAGAGGGCCTTCGACGGGTTAAGAAAGATGAACATACTTGCCGAATTAGGTACGCAAATAGAGGCACCTACTGTTGTACCGCCCAGAGCACAGGGAGAACTGATCCGGCTCGGTATCATAGGTTATGGCGGTAGAGGAGAACACCTTACAAGAGGCGTCGGCTTCGCACACCCCGACTGGACGGAGAGGAAGGCGTCAGATGCCGAGAAGAACAGGCTTGATAAAGGTTTTGAAACCTTTATGGAGCAGCAAGATCTTAATGTTGTGTTAAACGGTGTGTGTGACCTTTTCGATGTGCGGGCTGAAAGGGCCATGACCGCTTCGAGGAATGATATAAGGCCCGGCGCTGGTACGCGAGCACTCACAGGCGCAAAACGGTATAGACACTATACAGAGCTTCTTGACAGCAAAGATATTGATGCTGTTATAGTGGCCACACCGGACCACTGGCACTCGCGCATAACAATAGATGCTCTGGAAGCTGGCAAGCATGTCTATTGTGAAAAGTGTATGACGCGGACCATAGAAGAAACATTCGCCGTACGGAAAGCGGTAAAAGAGACAGGGAATGTGTTCCAGCTCGGGCACCAGAACAGGCAGGTGGAAACACATGAGCAGGCGAGAAGAATTGTTGAAAGTGGGATACTGGGTGGCGTGACGCTTGTTGAGTTAACCACCAACCGCAATTCACCCGGTGGTGCGTGGGTATATAATATTCATCCAGAAGGGAATCCAAAGACCATCGATTGGAAGACTTTCCAGCAGCCGTCACCGAACAGAGTTTCGTTTAGTTTGGAAAGGTTCTTCCGCTGGCGCTGTTGGTATGATTACGGTACGGGGCTGTCGGGAGATCTTTTTTCTCATGAATTTGACGCTTTCAACCAGATAATGAACGTGGGAATTCCAAAGCATGCTGTTGCCAGTGGTGGCATTTATCACTATAAGGATGGGCGCGACGTGCCAGACGTTTTTCAGGTAACGTTTGAATATCCCGACAACGATCTAACGCTGATTTACAGTGCCACCCTGGCCTCCGGGCGGAGCCGGGGCAACCTGTTTATGGGACATGACGCAACCATGCAGCTCGGCAATGAGGGGTCAGCCTCCAGCAGCCCGTTGAGCGTGTCAGCAGATCACCAATCAACAAGGTTTAGACAGAAGATCGACAGCGGGGAAATTAGCACATCCCTACCGCTTTTCGCCTACAGTCCGGGATCCAAACAGATAGATGGAATTACGTCCGCCAGCACCAGATATTTCGCCAGTAAAGGTCTTGTGTACACTTATCGCGGCGGAAAAAGAGTGGATCCTTCCCATCTTCATATAAAGGATTGGCTAGACGGGATACGTCACGATACAACACCCAAGTGCAATATTGATGTGGGTTTTGAAGAGGCCATCGCGTGCCACATGGCTACAAAAGCGTTTCGGGAAGGCAGGCGGGTGGAGTGGGATTCGGTAAACGAAAGAGTGGTATGA
- a CDS encoding Hsp20/alpha crystallin family protein: MTLVKWTPRMTGITPFRSRSLLSDFDRLFGPVFPLGLDGQSSRGAEWLPAFDVMEKDKEYVVRVESAGMEKGDFNVTVKDGVLTITGEKKAEDEKDGNDYTYRESRYGRFARSFRLPDEVNEKKVKANYKNGVLTISIPRSKPVEVKELEVEIS, encoded by the coding sequence ATGACACTCGTAAAATGGACACCCAGAATGACTGGTATAACCCCCTTCAGGTCGCGCTCGCTGTTGAGCGATTTTGACCGCCTTTTTGGTCCCGTCTTTCCGCTGGGACTAGATGGACAATCATCTCGTGGCGCCGAATGGCTTCCCGCCTTTGATGTGATGGAAAAGGACAAGGAATACGTGGTGCGCGTTGAGTCGGCCGGCATGGAGAAAGGTGATTTTAACGTGACTGTGAAAGATGGCGTCCTGACGATCACCGGCGAGAAGAAAGCGGAGGATGAAAAAGATGGCAACGACTACACCTACCGCGAATCCCGTTATGGTCGCTTCGCCCGCTCATTCCGCCTGCCTGACGAGGTTAACGAGAAGAAGGTCAAAGCCAATTATAAGAACGGCGTACTGACCATCTCCATTCCCCGCTCAAAACCGGTGGAAGTGAAAGAGCTTGAGGTAGAGATCAGCTAA